The genomic DNA TTGGCGCTCGATGGTTTGAAGCACTAATTTCCGTGGGGTGATGTCCTCAGCTGTCAGCGCAGTCGCACGATGGATCGTCCCGCTCTTCACGGTCGCGGCCGTCGCGTCGGTGGGTCTCGTCGACAGCCCGGGGCATACCGGTCCAGCCCCGTCGGTGCGGCTCGCCGACGAGGTCAACCCGCTGGCCGGCAAGCCCTTCTACGTCAACCCCGCATCCGCGGCCATGCGGGCTGCGAACGCCGCGAACCCGCCGATCCCCGAGCTGACCGCCGTCGCCAACACGCCGCAGGCGTACTGGGTCGTCCCGGGCTCGTCGGCGTCGACGGTTGCCGGCTACACCGCTGCCGCGCAGGCCGCCGGCGCACTGCCGGTGTTCGCGATCTACGGAATCCCGCACCGCGACTGTGGCAGCTTCGCTGCGGGCGGGATGGGATCGGGCGATCAGTACCGGCAGTGGATCGACGGCATCGCCGGCGACTTGGGCGCCGGGCCCGCTGCGGTGATCCTCGAACCCGATGCGCTCGCCATGGCCGACTGCCTGTCGGGCGGTCAGCGCCAAGAACGGTTCGACCTGATCAACTACGCCGTCGACAGCCTGACCCGCAATCCGGCCACAGCGGTCTACGTCGACGCCGGTCACCTGAAGTGGCACAGCCCCGAGGAGATGGCCAATCGCCTCAACGAGGCCGGGGTGGCACGTGCTCGCGGGTTCAGCCTCAACACCGCCAACTTCTTCACCACCGAGGACGAGATCGGCTACGGCGAGGCGATCTCCGGACTCACCAACGGTTCGCACTACGTGATCGACACGTCGCGCAACGGTGCGGGCCCCGCGCCCGCCGCGCCGCTCGACTGGTGCAACCCCAGCGGCCGAGCCCTGGGCGTGGCGCCCACCGCCGCCACGGCAGGCCCACACGCCGACGCCTACCTGTGGGTCAAGCGTCCGGGCGAATCCGATGGCACGTGCGACAAGGGCGATCCGCCGGCGGGCACCTTCGTCAACCAGTACGTGATCGACCTGGCCCGCAACGCGGGCCGCTGAATCCGCTCACTCAGCGCCGCCGCTCAGGGCCCATCAGTCGCTTGACGACGGACCGTTGCGGATCGGTGCGCTGTTCCTCGATCAGGAACTCGATGCCCTGCTCGATCGCCGCCTTCGTCTGGTCGCGAATCCGACGCACCGCGCGGTCGTCGGTACCCGCGACGTCGGTCGTGTCGATGGGTTCCCCGAACCAGTAGTACTGCCGCTCGGGTCGAGGGATCGGCGTCGGCCCGATGCCCCGGACGAGCGGGAACAGGTCGGGGCTGCCCGAGACCCTCTCGAAGAGTCGACGTGCGGGCGCGAGCAACGGACTGTCGTTGTCGAGGACCACGTCTAGCGAGTCCTCGGCACCCACCGTGGCGAACGGAACGATGGGATAGCCGTGCTTGACCGCGAGCCGGGCGAAGCCCATGCGGTTCTCCCAAATCAGTTGATACTTCTCGCCTTTGCGCTTGGCCACTTCCCGACCTCCGCCCGGGAAGACGAGGACCGTCTCACCTCGACTCATGAGCGCGTCCGCCGTCTCCGGCGTGCCGGGCACGACGCCGACGGACGTCAACAGGTCCCGCCAGCGCGGCAACTTGAAGTGCGCGTGGTTGCCCAGGACCCGCACCCGGACTCCTCGCTCCCACAGCTCGGCGCACAGTAGGGGAGCGTCGAGCAGGCCGAGCAACGTGTGATTGCCGACCAGCAGTGCGCCACGCTTGGGCAGGTTGTCCGCGCCGTAGACCTTCGGGTTGACGAGCCTGCGCGCCGGTTCGAGCAGTCGCAGGATCCGGCCGAGCGTCGCCGCGGTGGGAGGGTCGGGTAGCCGTGCGTCCGTCTGGTCGGTCACCCCATGCCTATTGCCCCGTGCACGGCCCACCAACCGCATCCGGGTCACCGAGTGCTTCGCGTGCGTCGTGAGCGGGTAAGGGAGGCCCATGGTCGATGCTGGACTCCCCACCCCCGACGGTCACCTGCCGGGCTACCTCGCCGTGCCCACCGGGACCGGTCCGTGGCCCGCGGTCGTCGTCCTTCACGAGGTGTTCGGACTCAACGACGACATCCGCAGGATCACCGACCGCTTCGCCGCCAGCGGTTACCTGGCGTTCGCGCCCGCACTCTTTCAGCGCGGCCCCAAACCGCTCTGCATCGTCAGCGCGTTCCGCGCCCTGGCCACCGGGTCGGGTTCCGCCGTCGACGACATCGTCGCCGCTGCGGAGGCATTGCGGAACGACGAGAGGACGAACGGCAAGGTCGGATCGGCGGGGTTCTGCATGGGTGGCGGATTCTGCCTGCTGCTGGCCGATCGCGGCGTGTTCGACGCAACCGCACCCAACTACGGGCCGTGCCCGCCGGCCACCGGGGTGCCCAAGCGTTCGTGCCCCATCGTCGCGAGCTACGGCGCCGACGACAGGCTGCTACCGGGCGCAGCCGCCAAGCTCGAGGAGAGCCTGGCACCCAGCGGCGTCGCCCGGGACATCAAGGAGTATCCGGGCGTCGGCCACAGCTTCATGAACGAGTGGAAGACGCCCTCACAGCTGCACTTCGTCGAGCGGATCGCCGGTGTGCATCATTCCGCACCGCAGGCCGAGGATGCGTGGCAGCGGATCCTCGCGTTCTTCGGCGACCAGTTGCGCTGACGTTCTCGCCGCGGTCAGTCCTTGCGGCGGCGCGGATCGGTGCGGCGCTTCGACGACTTGCCCGAATCTGGCGCAGCGGCAGCGGGATCCGGGCTCAGTCCGGTGATCCGGCCGATGGTGCCGACGCCAGGCAGGTTCTGCACCGCTCGGACGGCTTGATCACCGCGCGCCACGATCGCCTCGAGTTGTGGCAGCAACCGGTCGATGGCCTCGAAGGTCGGGTCGGCCAGCGACATGTACCTCTCGAGCCGGTCGAGGTTGGTGTTGAGCCGCTCGGTCGCTGCTGCCAGGTTCTCGACGAGCCCGGGTAGTTGCGCGACGATCTGCGCCGAGGCCGTCGGGACGCGCAGTGCTCCGCTCGCCAGATCCTGTGCTGCCTGGGCCGCCGCCTGAGCAGCTGCGCGGAGATCGCTCGGCGGTGGCCTGTC from Mycolicibacterium arabiense includes the following:
- a CDS encoding glycoside hydrolase family 6 protein, giving the protein MSSAVSAVARWIVPLFTVAAVASVGLVDSPGHTGPAPSVRLADEVNPLAGKPFYVNPASAAMRAANAANPPIPELTAVANTPQAYWVVPGSSASTVAGYTAAAQAAGALPVFAIYGIPHRDCGSFAAGGMGSGDQYRQWIDGIAGDLGAGPAAVILEPDALAMADCLSGGQRQERFDLINYAVDSLTRNPATAVYVDAGHLKWHSPEEMANRLNEAGVARARGFSLNTANFFTTEDEIGYGEAISGLTNGSHYVIDTSRNGAGPAPAAPLDWCNPSGRALGVAPTAATAGPHADAYLWVKRPGESDGTCDKGDPPAGTFVNQYVIDLARNAGR
- a CDS encoding dienelactone hydrolase family protein translates to MVDAGLPTPDGHLPGYLAVPTGTGPWPAVVVLHEVFGLNDDIRRITDRFAASGYLAFAPALFQRGPKPLCIVSAFRALATGSGSAVDDIVAAAEALRNDERTNGKVGSAGFCMGGGFCLLLADRGVFDATAPNYGPCPPATGVPKRSCPIVASYGADDRLLPGAAAKLEESLAPSGVARDIKEYPGVGHSFMNEWKTPSQLHFVERIAGVHHSAPQAEDAWQRILAFFGDQLR
- a CDS encoding lysophospholipid acyltransferase family protein, with product MRLVGRARGNRHGVTDQTDARLPDPPTAATLGRILRLLEPARRLVNPKVYGADNLPKRGALLVGNHTLLGLLDAPLLCAELWERGVRVRVLGNHAHFKLPRWRDLLTSVGVVPGTPETADALMSRGETVLVFPGGGREVAKRKGEKYQLIWENRMGFARLAVKHGYPIVPFATVGAEDSLDVVLDNDSPLLAPARRLFERVSGSPDLFPLVRGIGPTPIPRPERQYYWFGEPIDTTDVAGTDDRAVRRIRDQTKAAIEQGIEFLIEEQRTDPQRSVVKRLMGPERRR